The DNA sequence CTTGTTATTTGATATTTATTATCGCCTGGGTTTATTGGATGTAGCCCTATTGATGCCAAAACATACCAAGCCGACATTTGTCCAACATCTTCATTACCACACAATCCGTAAGCATCAGTACCATAGGCATTGTTACAAATTTTTCGTGTATACTTCTGAGTTAAATGTGGTACACCTGCTTCATTTAGCATAAAAGGAACGTGGTGAACAGGCTCGTTAGGATGATTGTAATAATTATTCCAAAGAAAATCTTCGGGTGTATTTTCAAAAAAAGAAATCAATTCATTTTTAAAAGCAGTTTCTCCTCCCATAAGTTCTTTTAATCCTTCAATATCATGTGGTACAAACCAACCTTGTTGGTACGGATTACTTTCTATACAACCTTGACCATGTACCGTTTTTCCTTTCCACTCTAACCAAGTTCCTGTACTATCTTTAGCCCGAAACCAATTTACTTCATCATTCCAAATATTTTTATAATTTTTACTTTTTTTGAAATATTCGTCTGCAATAGCATCTTTCCCTAAAGATTTAGCCATTGTAGCTAAAGCCCAATCTGAATAGGCATATTCCAACGTTTTAGAAATATGTTTATGGGAATATCCTAACGTACCATTTCCAGTATTGTCCACTGTATTTTTGGAATACGTAAACGCTTTTTCTATATCATAATTACGAATCCCTTTTTGATAAGCATCATTAATAACAGAAACCGCAGGATTACCTAACATAACCCCTGAATATGAATTAAGCATTTCCCATCGTGGTAAATATTCTTTACCACTAAATTCTGCCATCTGTAATAAAGAGTTAATTTCATCATCAACTAATGCTGGGTTAATAATGGTTTGTAATGGAAATTGAGAGCGGAAGACATCCCAACCACTAAAAATAGTACGATATGTAAACCCCTTTGTTTGGTGAACTTTCTTATCAGCCCCCATATAATTTCCATTAACATCAGAAAATGCTCTAGGGTCTATCATAGTATGATACATAGCTGTATAAAAAATAGTTTTTTCAGTATCCGTAGCTCCCGAAACTTTTATGCGTTTTATAGCTTCACTCCAACTATCACGTGCTTCTTGCCTGGTTTTATCAAAATCCCAATGGTTAATATCATGTTCTAAGTTTTCTTTAGCACCTGCAATACTTACAAAGGAAATACCGCTTTTTACTAAAACTTCTTCGCCTGCTTTGGTATTAAAATTGGTGTAAAAGCCTAAATGTTCCCCTTGTAATTCAGTTTTATCGGTATAAATTTTAGCGTTTTTAATGGCATCTTGATAATTATCTTTACGTATCCAACGCATTTTACGCTTTACATCTGGTAAATCTGCACTCCAAATACCATAATCTTTTAAAGGCTTGCTAAACTGACAATAAAAATACACAACATAATCGGCGTTTCCGGCACCAGCACCCCAACCTCCACCTTCTGGTGGACATTTCATCCAACCTTGAATGGTGTTTTCATTTACAATTTTTATGTATTGTTCTGTTGATGTTCCGCCTACTCTACGCGCCAAATCTATTTGCACACGAGAACTATCGCTTTCTGGATAGGTAAAACGAATTATTCCTGCTCTAGGTGCAGAAGTTAATTCGGTTTTAACTTTATAATCATCTAATGTAACAGCGTAATATCCGGCTTCTGTAACTTCGGTATCGTGCGAATAACGTGAACGGTAACCACTTTCCGGATCTTTTTCAACACCTCTATTCGTTTGTAATTTTCCTACTGTTGGCGTAACTAGAAAGTTACCTAAATCTCCAAACCAACCAATACCACTCATGTGCGTAAAACTAAACCCTTCAATAGTGGTATGTGCATAAGAATAACCAGGTCCATTATCGCCATCAGACACTGTATCTGGACTTAATTGCACCAAGCCAAAAGGCGTTGCCGAGCCTGGAAAGGTTTTTCCAAAACCATGAGCATCTTTAGATTTTTCACCATAGGTAATCGCTCCTATTATAGGATCTATATAATCTACTGCTTGTTTTACATCTGCTATTTCAGGTGTTGCATCTTCAATTTTTGTTTTTGAAGTTGAACACGACACTGCAATTAATCCACTTAAAATAATAGCGAAGTAAGCTGGTGTTTTTGTTGTGTTAATTCTCATAGATACATTGTATTCTTTTATGCCTTTAATGTACAGACGCTTTTTTAGTGACTCCTTTTTTAAAAATATCTACTGTAACGTCATTTTCCTGTAATTCCCCCGAAGTTGTTCTTCCGTTTTCTACAATATCAATGAGTTGTGATGTTAATTTTTCAACCACTTGTGGATATTTATCATAAACATTTGTAGTTTCTTCAACATCTTTTTTCATATTATAGAGTTGAATATCTGGATAATTTTCTTTAATAGCTTTATTATCTGTTGGTGCAGACCATCCACCAGAACCTGGAGTTAATTCTAATTTCCATTTTTTATTACGGATAGAAAATTTTCCGTTAATAGAATGATGCACCACTACATTATAATCGGATTTGGCTTTTTTGTTCTTTAATAATGATAAGATACTATATGAATCTACACCACTTTTATCGTCTAAATTTAAATCAACGATATCCGCACAAGTCGCCATTAAACTGGTTTGGCAAATTAGTTTATCGTTTTCTGAATCCGCTTCAATAACACCTGGCCATTTTACAATAAACGGAATGCGGTGGCCACCTTCCCAAATATCAGATTTATACCCTCTAAAATTTGCGCTTGGATAATGCCCAAATTCTTTTTCTAATTTTCCTGCTTTAGCAACTGGAGCAGAACACCCATTATCACTGGTAAAATAGACAAGTGTATTATCTTCAATACCATTTTCTTTTAGGGCTTTTAACACACGGCCAACCACAAAATCGGTTTCCATAACAAAATCTGCATATGCACCCATACCGCTTTTACCTTGCCAATCCTTAGATGGTACAACCGGACTATGCGGAGAATTTAAAGCCAAATACATAAAAAATGGCTCACCGGCTTTAGCTTCTTTAGCAATATATTCAGTAGCATGATCGCCTAAAAACTGAAGCATTTTAATCGGCTCCATTTTATCGATTACCTTATCATCTTTAATTACTGTTTCCATAACTCTAGAATGATGAAACCCAATGTAAGAATCAAAACCTCTTGAAATTGGACCATTAGGTACAGTAGAGCCTATTGCAGGACCAATTACTTTTTTTCCCTCGTAAACCTGTACTGGATTTCCATTATCATCTACAAACTTGAATCCTAAATGCCATTTCCCAATAGCTGTGGTTTTATAACCTGCAGTTTTTAATAGTTTTGGTACTGTCATTAAATCTTTAGCTATCAAAGGTTCAAGTTCATCGCCACTTGCCAAAACACCTTGTTGCAACCTTGAACGCCAAGAATAACGCCCCGTTAAAATTGCATATCGAGATGGTGTACAAACCGCCGAAGCAGAATGCGCATCTGTAAATGTCATGGCTTCTTTAGCAAAAACATCTATGTTTGGAGTTAAAATCTTACCCTTTTCTGGATTTAAAACCTGAACATCTCCATAGCCTAAATCATCACAAATAATGTAAACAATATTAGGTTTTTGTTGTGCCGATACTAGACTTGAAATGAATAGCGCTACAAAAAGTATTTTATTTAGTTTCATATTATTTTAATCTTATCTCTGTTATTTCTCCCAACAGTTCACCTTTTTTATTGAATAATCCTGCTTTTAATAAAGACTTTGGTACTGCTTTAAAATTCTCGGTATACTTAGTTGCTTCAATTGTTGGGTCGCTACCATCTAGTGTATAATATATGTCGTAACCAACTGCTTCGGTTTCTAAATACACAATAGCTTTATTATGCAGTTGATCGATACCGAAAACCGGATACACTGTAAACAAACTTTTAGCAACGTTTACACCTTCTTTTTTTAATCTATTAAAGTGTTTAAACTCCAATGCCTTTTGAAAACGCTCCCAGTTTTTCACTTCTGGTTTACTCCAAGATACTTCTGCACTTGCTAAAGTTCTTGGATACAACATATACTCAAAATGTTCTCCTGTTGGTGTAAATTCTCCCCATAAACTGGCTTGGTTTCCTAACACTCTAGCCGCTTCTTCTTGGGTTAATTCTGCAGGAACAGGTTCGTGATTGTACACTACAGATAAAGGTAACACAGAATTAGGACCTTCTGGCTCCATAAAAGTTGGCCCTTGAACTCGGCTTATGTAGGAATGTAAATAAGAAGTCATAATAGTTGGGTAACCTTCTCTTGGCGCTTGTACTTCTGGGTTATATTTACCTCTACGCCATGCCATAATGGTTGCTCCAGGAACACCATTACCACTCAACACTTCATCCCAACCAATCATGGTTTTATTTTGTTTTTCTACA is a window from the Pseudalgibacter alginicilyticus genome containing:
- a CDS encoding sulfatase family protein, with protein sequence MKLNKILFVALFISSLVSAQQKPNIVYIICDDLGYGDVQVLNPEKGKILTPNIDVFAKEAMTFTDAHSASAVCTPSRYAILTGRYSWRSRLQQGVLASGDELEPLIAKDLMTVPKLLKTAGYKTTAIGKWHLGFKFVDDNGNPVQVYEGKKVIGPAIGSTVPNGPISRGFDSYIGFHHSRVMETVIKDDKVIDKMEPIKMLQFLGDHATEYIAKEAKAGEPFFMYLALNSPHSPVVPSKDWQGKSGMGAYADFVMETDFVVGRVLKALKENGIEDNTLVYFTSDNGCSAPVAKAGKLEKEFGHYPSANFRGYKSDIWEGGHRIPFIVKWPGVIEADSENDKLICQTSLMATCADIVDLNLDDKSGVDSYSILSLLKNKKAKSDYNVVVHHSINGKFSIRNKKWKLELTPGSGGWSAPTDNKAIKENYPDIQLYNMKKDVEETTNVYDKYPQVVEKLTSQLIDIVENGRTTSGELQENDVTVDIFKKGVTKKASVH
- a CDS encoding GH92 family glycosyl hydrolase — its product is MRINTTKTPAYFAIILSGLIAVSCSTSKTKIEDATPEIADVKQAVDYIDPIIGAITYGEKSKDAHGFGKTFPGSATPFGLVQLSPDTVSDGDNGPGYSYAHTTIEGFSFTHMSGIGWFGDLGNFLVTPTVGKLQTNRGVEKDPESGYRSRYSHDTEVTEAGYYAVTLDDYKVKTELTSAPRAGIIRFTYPESDSSRVQIDLARRVGGTSTEQYIKIVNENTIQGWMKCPPEGGGWGAGAGNADYVVYFYCQFSKPLKDYGIWSADLPDVKRKMRWIRKDNYQDAIKNAKIYTDKTELQGEHLGFYTNFNTKAGEEVLVKSGISFVSIAGAKENLEHDINHWDFDKTRQEARDSWSEAIKRIKVSGATDTEKTIFYTAMYHTMIDPRAFSDVNGNYMGADKKVHQTKGFTYRTIFSGWDVFRSQFPLQTIINPALVDDEINSLLQMAEFSGKEYLPRWEMLNSYSGVMLGNPAVSVINDAYQKGIRNYDIEKAFTYSKNTVDNTGNGTLGYSHKHISKTLEYAYSDWALATMAKSLGKDAIADEYFKKSKNYKNIWNDEVNWFRAKDSTGTWLEWKGKTVHGQGCIESNPYQQGWFVPHDIEGLKELMGGETAFKNELISFFENTPEDFLWNNYYNHPNEPVHHVPFMLNEAGVPHLTQKYTRKICNNAYGTDAYGLCGNEDVGQMSAWYVLASIGLHPINPGDNKYQITSPVFNDIEIELDTEYYSGKTFKIIAHNNSEENIYIQSMELNGKPLNRFWISHEEITSGGILEMEMGPEPVIK